A single Buteo buteo chromosome 17, bButBut1.hap1.1, whole genome shotgun sequence DNA region contains:
- the ADGRF5 gene encoding adhesion G protein-coupled receptor F5 isoform X3, whose translation MEKHSLRPYCEPQTEDLCGMGEPIIMNMSVRLNKSFWDDLTNSSSESYKNYKDDLEKAFNASYRCLPGFVSATVTGFRPGSVFVNYEVKAGAASFDQIVNSNKIVPQFLDASYQLDQATFTTKITDQTNFTVSPVDIFEGDTVRLTCQINSTSQNVTWYYCDQIISTGFPYLIERNISTKTSWSTLEIINVTVKDNGTYGCSFTNSNRFHTLIYKATKPIAVSPLHITPNINDTDVVCNSPEMQTNSLLLSCCIDRRLPSLTGDWKVNGTINITGVSSFSENCTEYKLNINESVCPPDMSGTVTTYTCELRTGHGARHSQNISVTYLRAASVTISSNINSSVSEGYRFNLTCKSDVRNYDSISWKIQSENETKTVDCDTCIENSKIPAMSVLTVQAATQDWNGTYICTFFQKYLASSANVTIEVIPLPPKQNILIKPIAASIPCKVQQALECCISANTTENYDVTFVVQENKSEFGKNLKGDFNCYVHNYTEIECSKEKKLIAYCKFMNRIGQQVNSENITLHLIPGKEVSCSDSLGIGVEGATLIMPCMLNNSDYSGTRGNVTYKCSNKEWKLARNDCLSETISKLLTEAESLVKSPDAKARLPRYLEELKNKTESQQNIINTSPANLGAIVTILYTVSSIPARAEESIIENFLSTVDFIVADSTTGVWEDLNKEDILKSSRLLQSVDKFAQLLQPVNNNIPFVFANSLQLQGIAVTENNNFCYKKSFSSTENLTASVFIGENEIQTLPQNSTVVSVMYSTLGNILPQNGTNYVNSLLITTTVSSNRSQKFNINMTFAKKNSSLKMPQCVFWNFTLNEHRAGWDTYGCTPTEREDSVTCYCSHLTSFSILMSPDKSPQVIFEDYITYIGLAISILSLVACIIIESLVWKYVTNNTTSYMRHICILNIATSLLIADIWFIVTASINDQNQQMSKGVCFVATFFIHLFYLCVFFWMLSLGLILFYRLVFILHNTSKTAQKAVAFCLGYGCPFVIAVITIAVTLPRNSYTRNDVCWLNWKDSKALLAFVIPALIIVATNLFITAVVIIKILRPTIGDRSNKQERNSLFQIGKSVAILTPLLGLTWGFGLATIVKNSHRAFHILFCLLNALQGLFILVFGTLWDKKIQEALLKRNSMSKWSSQQTKSSSLILVTPMLAMSYPFSRTFNNLCGKTGKYRVSSSEPSSSSSENTSKSYSLLN comes from the exons ATGGAAAAGCATTCTCTCAGGCCTTACTGTGAGCCTCAGACTGAAG aCTTATGTGGTATGGGAGAGCCCATTATAATGAATATGTCAGTCAGGCTCAACAAAAGCTTTTGGGATGATCTCACGAATTCTTCTTCTGAATCatacaaaaattacaaagatGACCTTGAAAAAGCG TTTAATGCTAGCTACAGATGTTTACCAGGCTTTGTATCAGCAACAGTAACTGGTTTCAG GCCTGGAAGTGTTTTTGTGAACTATGAAGTAAAAGCAGGAGCAGCAAGCTTCGATCAGATAGTAAATTCCAACAAAATTGTGCCACAATTTCTAGATGCATCGTACCAGCTAGACCAAGCTACATTCACAACGAAAATAACTG ATCAAACAAACTTCACTGTGAGTCCTGTAGACATTTTTGAAGGGGATACAGTAAGACTGACATGTCAGATAAATTCAACATCTCAGAATGTGACCTGGTATTACTGTGATCAGATCATCTCAACCGGCTTCCCGTATTTGATagagagaaatatttcaacAAAAACCTCATGGTCAACTCTTGAAATTATCAACGTTACAGTGAAGGATAATG GTACCTATGGGTGCTCTTTCACAAACAGCAATCGTTTTCACACACTGATATACAAGGCCACAAAACCAATAGCAGTCTCTCCACTACACATCACTCCAAACATAAACGACACCGATGTTGTATGCAACAGCCCTGAAATGCAGACAAACAGTCTTCTGCTGTCCTGCTGTATTGACAGACGCTTACCATCACTTACTGGTGACTGGAAAGTAAATGGAACAATCAATATTACAG gAGTCTCCAGCTTCAGTGAAAACTGCACTGAATACAAGCTCAACATCAATGAGTCGGTATGCCCACCTGACATGTCAGGTACAGTGACAACATATACATGTGAGCTGCGGACTGGACATGGTGCCAGGCACAGTCAAAACATCAGCGTAACGTACCTCCGGGCAG CCAGCGTAACAATATCTTCAAATATAAACTCATCCGTTTCTGAGGGATATCGATTCAATCTAACGTGTAAAAGTGATGTGCGCAATTACGACAGTATCAGTTGGAAAATCCagtctgaaaatgaaacaaaaacagtGGACTGTGATACGTGCATCGAGAATAGCAAAATTCCAGCCATGTCTGTGCTCACAGTGCAGGCTGCCACACAGGACTGGAACG GCACCTACATCTGCACCTTCTTCCAGAAGTACTTGGCGAGTTCTGCCAATGTGACAATCGAGGTTATTCCCTTGCCTCCGAAGCAGAACATCCTGATAAAACCCATTGCAGCATCGATACCGTGCAAAGTACAACAAGCCCTCGAGTGCTGCATAAGTGCTAACACCACGGAAAATTACGATGTTACATTTGTGgttcaagaaaataaatctgaatttg ggaaaaatttaaaaggagatTTTAATTGCTACGTGCACAATTACACAGAAATAGAatgcagcaaagagaaaaagctcATAGCATATTGCAAGTTTATGAACCGCATTGGACAGCAAGTGAACAGTGAAAATATAACTCTGCACCTGATACCTG GTAAGGAAGTTTCCTGCTCAGACAGCCTTGGCATTGGAGTAGAAGGGGCCACGTTAATAATGCCGTGTATGTTAAATAATTCAGATTATTCAGGCACCCGAGGCAATGTAACTTACAAGTGCTCCAACAAGGAATGGAAACTTGCAAGGAATGACTGCCTGTCTGAAACAATAAGCAAACTGCTGACTGAGGCCGAG TCCTTGGTCAAAAGTCCTGACGCAAAAGCACGCCTACCTAGATACCTTGAAGAGCTTAAGAACAAGACAGAAAGTCAGCAAAACATAATAAACACTTCTCCTGCAAACCTAGGTGCAATTGTTACCATCCTGTATACGGTGTCCTCTATCCCAGCACGTGCAGAGGAGTCCATAATTGAa AATTTCCTCTCCACAGTGGACTTTATTGTTGCTGATTCCACAACTGGAGTTTGGGAAGACCTGAATAAAGAGGACATACTCAAAAGTTCTCGGTTACTGCAGTCGGTAGATAAATTTGCCCAGCTCCTCCAACCAGTTAATAATAACATTCCTTTTGTCTTTGCAAACTCCCTTCAGCTACAAGGTATAGCGGTCACAGAAAATAACAACTTTTGTTATAAAAAGAGCTTCAGCAGTACAGAAAATCTCACAGCTAGTGTGTTCATTGGTGAAAATGAGATACAGACTCTACCCCAAAATTCAACCGTTGTCAGTGTGATGTACTCAACACTTGGAAATATTCTGCCCCAGAATGGGACCAACTATGTGAACAGCTTACTGATAACAACAACTGTGAGCAGCAACAGAAGTCAGAAGTTCAATATTAATATgacatttgcaaagaaaaactcATCTCTAAAGATGCCCCAATGTGTCTTTTGGAACTTCACACTGAACGAACATAGGGCGGGCTGGGATACTTATGGTTGCACACCCACAGAGAGAGAAGATTCTGTCACTTGCTACTGCAGTCACTTGACATCATTCTCCATTCTGATGTCACCTGATAAATCCCCCCAGGTAATCTTTGAAGATTATATTACCTACATTGGCTTGGCCATTTCAATCTTGAGTTTGGTGGCCTGCATTATAATTGAATCCTTAGTCTGGAAATACGTGACAAACAACACAACCTCCTATATGCGCCACATCTGTATACTCAACATAGCTACATCACTCTTGATTGCTGACATTTGGTTCATTGTCACTGCCTCCATCAATGACCAAAACCAACAGATGAGCAAAGGCGTCTGTTTTGTGGCCACCTTTTTCATCCATTTATTCTACCTGTGTGTCTTTTTCTGGATGCTCAGCCTGGGCCTCATTCTTTTCTACAGACTGGTCTTCATCCTACATAACACAAGCAAGACCGCTCAGAAAGCGGTGGCATTCTGCCTGGGATACGGGTGCCCCTTTGTCATTGCAGTCATCACCATCGCTGTCACACTGCCAAGGAACAGTTACACCAGAAACGATGTCTGTTGGCTCAACTGGAAGGACAGCAAAGCTCTCTTGGCCTTCGTCATACCTGCCCTGATCATTGTGGCCACAAATTTGTTCATCACTGCAGTtgttataataaaaatactgaggCCAACTATAGGGGATAGGtcaaacaagcaggagaggaacTCGTTGTTTCAGATTGGCAAAAGTGTGGCCATCCTGACACCACTGTTAGGCCTCACCTGGGGATTTGGCCTTGCCACCATCGTCAAAAACAGCCATCGAGCTTTCCACATCCTCTTTTGTCTGCTCAATGCTCTGCAG GGGTTATTCATTCTGGTGTTTGGGACTCTCTGGGACAAGAAG atACAAGAAGCCCTGCTGAAGAGGAATTCAATGTCCAAATGGAGTTCACAGCAAACAAAG TCAAGCTCCCTGATCCTGGTGACACCAATGCTTGCCATGAGCTATCCATTTTCAAGAACCTTTAACAACTTATGTGGGAAAACAG GAAAATACAGAGTATCTTCTTCAGAGCCATCCAGCTCTTCCTCTGAAAACACTTCCAAGTCATATTCTTTGCTTAACTGA